From a region of the Actinomadura luzonensis genome:
- a CDS encoding FecCD family ABC transporter permease has translation MSTTAPSLRAGGLSWRVRPRAVAVVLGGLVLLGLLMALGMRLGELPMSLAEVVSGAFDAGSAGHFVVMELRLPRALTGALVGAALALSGAIIQSIARNPLASPEILGVTTGASVAVVAGVVATGSVVGGATGLLATLGVPLLALLGGLAGAAVVYALAWRRGLDGYRLVLVGIGVAAVLTNVKFWLLTVGDVNDTARAMVWISGSLNGRGWEHVVPAALALAALVPATLLGARSLDALRFGDDTVTALGVRTGAARALLILAAVLLAAVATAAAGPIAFVALAAPQIALRLVRSGRPPLLSSAVVGGVLTTGADLIARTAFSPVELPVGIVTAVLGAPYLIHLIWRARK, from the coding sequence GTGAGCACGACCGCGCCGTCCCTGCGCGCCGGCGGGCTGTCCTGGCGGGTGCGCCCGCGGGCCGTCGCCGTCGTGCTCGGCGGGCTCGTCCTGCTCGGCCTCCTCATGGCCCTCGGCATGCGGCTCGGCGAGCTTCCCATGTCGCTCGCCGAGGTGGTCTCCGGCGCCTTCGACGCGGGCAGCGCCGGCCACTTCGTCGTCATGGAGCTGCGCCTGCCGCGCGCGCTGACCGGAGCCCTGGTCGGGGCCGCGCTCGCGCTGTCCGGCGCGATCATCCAGTCCATCGCGCGCAACCCGCTGGCCAGCCCCGAGATCCTGGGCGTCACCACGGGCGCCTCCGTCGCGGTCGTGGCGGGCGTGGTCGCGACCGGCAGCGTGGTCGGCGGCGCGACCGGCCTGCTCGCCACCCTCGGCGTCCCTCTCCTCGCGCTGCTCGGCGGGCTCGCCGGCGCGGCCGTCGTGTACGCCCTGGCCTGGCGGCGCGGCCTGGACGGCTACCGCCTGGTCCTGGTCGGCATCGGCGTGGCCGCCGTCCTCACCAACGTCAAGTTCTGGCTGCTGACCGTCGGCGACGTCAACGACACCGCCCGCGCCATGGTGTGGATCAGCGGCTCGCTGAACGGCCGCGGCTGGGAGCACGTCGTCCCGGCCGCGCTCGCCCTGGCCGCGCTGGTGCCGGCGACGCTGCTCGGCGCCCGCTCCCTCGACGCGCTGCGCTTCGGCGACGACACCGTGACGGCGCTCGGCGTGCGCACCGGCGCGGCCCGCGCCCTGCTGATCCTGGCCGCCGTGCTGCTGGCCGCCGTGGCGACGGCCGCGGCGGGGCCGATCGCGTTCGTCGCGCTGGCCGCGCCGCAGATCGCGCTGCGCCTGGTCCGCTCCGGCCGGCCGCCGCTGCTCAGCTCGGCGGTCGTCGGAGGCGTGCTCACCACCGGCGCCGACCTGATCGCGCGGACCGCGTTCTCCCCCGTCGAGCTGCCCGTCGGCATCGTCACGGCCGTGCTGGGGGCGCCGTACCTGATCCACCTGATCTGGAGGGCCCGTAAATGA
- a CDS encoding FecCD family ABC transporter permease: MSATAAAPRLLAARRRRLGVLAALLAAVAVALVLSVTVGSKPVPLADAWHALTAPTGAENDVVIRSLRLPRTALGVLAGLALGVAGALMQGHTRNPLADPGLLGVTQGAAFAMVASILVLGVSTLPGYIWFGLAGALLASVAVFALGMAGGRGGPTPVTLALAGTAVSAFLYALTSTLVLLDEQAMDVFRFWQAGSVSGRGADVVWQVLPFVAAGLVLAMVNAPGLNALSLGEDVARGLGQNLALTRAVGVAAVTLLSGAAVAACGSLAFVGLIVPHLARPLSGTDHRWLLPYSGLIGVALLLLADVVGRVVAPPGELEVGVVLALLGAPFFVVMVRRGKPVRL; encoded by the coding sequence GTGAGCGCTACCGCCGCCGCGCCGCGCCTCCTCGCCGCCCGGCGCCGCCGGCTCGGCGTCCTGGCCGCGTTGCTCGCCGCCGTCGCCGTCGCGCTCGTGCTGAGCGTCACCGTCGGCTCCAAGCCCGTGCCGCTCGCCGACGCCTGGCACGCGCTCACCGCGCCCACCGGCGCCGAGAACGACGTCGTCATCCGCTCCCTGCGCCTGCCGAGGACCGCCCTCGGCGTGCTCGCGGGCCTCGCGCTCGGCGTGGCGGGCGCGCTCATGCAGGGCCACACCCGCAACCCGCTGGCCGACCCGGGGCTGCTCGGCGTCACCCAGGGGGCCGCGTTCGCGATGGTCGCCTCCATCCTCGTGCTCGGCGTCTCCACGCTGCCCGGCTACATCTGGTTCGGCCTGGCGGGCGCGCTGCTGGCCAGCGTGGCGGTGTTCGCGCTCGGCATGGCGGGCGGCCGGGGCGGGCCGACGCCGGTCACGCTGGCGCTGGCCGGTACCGCGGTCAGCGCCTTCCTGTACGCGCTCACCTCCACCCTCGTGCTGCTCGACGAGCAGGCCATGGACGTCTTCCGCTTCTGGCAGGCCGGCTCCGTCTCCGGCCGCGGCGCGGACGTCGTCTGGCAGGTGCTGCCGTTCGTCGCGGCCGGCCTGGTGCTGGCGATGGTCAACGCCCCGGGGCTGAACGCGCTCTCCCTCGGCGAGGACGTCGCCCGCGGCCTCGGCCAGAACCTCGCCCTGACCCGCGCGGTCGGCGTCGCCGCCGTCACCCTGCTGTCGGGCGCGGCGGTGGCCGCCTGCGGCTCGCTGGCCTTCGTCGGGCTCATCGTGCCCCACCTGGCCCGGCCGCTGTCGGGCACCGACCACCGGTGGCTGCTGCCGTACTCCGGGCTGATCGGCGTGGCGCTGCTGCTGCTCGCCGACGTGGTGGGCCGCGTCGTCGCGCCGCCCGGCGAGCTGGAGGTGGGCGTGGTGCTGGCGCTGCTCGGCGCGCCGTTCTTCGTGGTCATGGTGCGCCGCGGGAAGCCGGTGCGCCTGTGA
- a CDS encoding DUF72 domain-containing protein — MSKILVGTASWTDKSLLASGWYPPDARTPEARLAYYASRFPLVEVDATYYHPPARRTAELWRDRTPDGFTFNVKAFSLLTQHPTRPSALHKDLREALGGDPGRALYPRDLPPELVEEVWDRFLGALAPLHEAGRLGALLFQFPPWFPPGESNRRYLLRCRDRCRPMRICVEFRNAAWMDDDHRDDTLAFLAAHDLPYVCVDMPQGHPSSIPPVLAATSDLAVVRLHGHSRKWTSRVIEEKFGYLYGEEELREWAARIAGLAERAATTHVLTNNCCADNSQRNAARLRELLGQPGAQLGQMRLDVEGLRR, encoded by the coding sequence ATGAGCAAGATCCTCGTCGGAACCGCGTCATGGACGGACAAGTCCTTACTCGCCTCCGGCTGGTACCCGCCGGACGCCCGCACCCCTGAGGCCAGGCTGGCCTACTACGCGAGCCGTTTCCCGCTGGTCGAGGTGGACGCCACGTACTACCACCCGCCCGCCCGGCGCACCGCCGAGCTGTGGCGCGACCGCACGCCCGACGGCTTCACCTTCAACGTCAAGGCGTTCTCCCTGCTCACCCAGCACCCGACCCGGCCGTCCGCGCTGCACAAGGACCTGCGCGAGGCGCTCGGCGGCGACCCGGGGCGCGCGCTCTACCCGCGCGACCTGCCGCCGGAGCTGGTCGAGGAGGTGTGGGACCGGTTCCTCGGCGCGCTCGCGCCGCTGCACGAGGCGGGCCGGTTGGGCGCGCTGCTGTTCCAGTTCCCGCCCTGGTTCCCGCCTGGGGAGAGCAACCGGCGCTACCTGCTGCGCTGCCGCGACCGGTGCCGGCCGATGCGGATCTGCGTCGAGTTCCGCAACGCCGCCTGGATGGACGACGACCACCGCGACGACACGCTCGCCTTCCTGGCCGCGCACGACCTGCCGTACGTGTGCGTGGACATGCCGCAGGGGCACCCGTCCTCGATCCCGCCCGTGCTCGCCGCCACCTCGGACCTCGCCGTGGTGCGCCTGCACGGCCACTCGCGGAAGTGGACCAGCCGGGTGATCGAGGAGAAGTTCGGCTACCTGTACGGCGAGGAGGAGCTGCGGGAGTGGGCGGCGCGCATCGCCGGCCTGGCGGAGCGGGCGGCGACCACGCACGTGCTCACCAACAACTGCTGCGCCGACAACTCCCAGCGCAACGCCGCCCGCCTGCGGGAGTTACTGGGCCAGCCAGGCGCGCAGCTCGGCCAGATGCGGCTCGATGTCGAGGGACTGCGCCGCTAG
- a CDS encoding ABC transporter ATP-binding protein, whose protein sequence is MRLEARGVTLGYGERIVVDGLDLGVEPGTVTTIIGPNGCGKSTLLRALGRLLRPRGGEVLLDGKRIDRVPTREVAKVLGVLPQAPAAPEGLTVADLVARGRHPHQTWYRQWSSDDEAAVAAALDLTGLADLAERPLEELSGGQRQRAWISMALAQGTDLLLLDEPTTFLDLAHQVEVLELVRHLHQEAGRTVVMVLHDLNLAARYADRLVAMRAGKVVAAGPPHEVLTEELLATVFELEAKVIPDPVAGTPLVVPIRPRAQAAAPPA, encoded by the coding sequence ATGAGGCTGGAGGCCAGGGGCGTCACGCTGGGCTACGGCGAGCGGATCGTGGTGGACGGGCTCGACCTCGGCGTCGAGCCGGGCACCGTGACCACGATCATCGGCCCGAACGGCTGCGGCAAGTCCACGCTGCTGCGCGCCCTCGGCCGGCTGCTGCGGCCGCGGGGCGGAGAGGTGCTGCTGGACGGCAAGCGCATCGACCGCGTCCCCACCCGCGAGGTCGCCAAGGTCCTCGGCGTGCTCCCGCAGGCGCCGGCCGCCCCCGAGGGGCTGACCGTGGCCGACCTGGTCGCGCGCGGCCGGCACCCGCACCAGACGTGGTACCGGCAGTGGTCCTCCGACGACGAGGCGGCCGTCGCCGCCGCGCTCGACCTGACCGGCCTCGCGGACCTGGCCGAGCGGCCGCTGGAGGAGCTGTCGGGCGGGCAGCGGCAGCGGGCCTGGATCTCCATGGCCCTCGCCCAGGGCACGGACCTGCTGCTGCTCGACGAGCCGACCACGTTCCTGGACCTGGCGCACCAGGTGGAGGTGCTGGAGCTGGTGCGCCACCTGCACCAGGAGGCGGGCCGCACGGTCGTCATGGTGCTGCACGACCTCAACCTGGCCGCCCGCTACGCCGACCGGCTGGTCGCCATGCGGGCCGGGAAGGTCGTCGCGGCCGGTCCGCCGCACGAGGTGCTCACCGAGGAGCTGCTGGCCACGGTGTTCGAGCTGGAGGCCAAGGTCATCCCGGATCCGGTGGCGGGGACGCCGCTGGTCGTCCCGATCCGGCCGCGCGCTCAGGCCGCAGCTCCGCCAGCCTGA